The following are encoded together in the uncultured Sphaerochaeta sp. genome:
- a CDS encoding ECF-type riboflavin transporter substrate-binding protein, producing MEQNKGMQPVRIVVIIAIGAALYGVGGLVSIPVFANTTIKPAMAILALFAAIFGPIVGFLVGFLGHWLTDLFAGWGVWPTWMLGSGIVGIAIGLFPAMSKKCVEKGELPRSSIGLFILLAFLGNFIGYMISALLDFLFFAEPMDKVITQQLIIAFSNTVVIAILGTLLLLLVVKRNKSREGLARDEEA from the coding sequence ATGGAACAAAACAAAGGAATGCAACCGGTACGCATTGTCGTGATCATTGCCATCGGTGCAGCTCTCTATGGAGTGGGGGGCCTGGTCAGTATTCCCGTCTTCGCCAACACCACCATCAAGCCTGCCATGGCTATTCTCGCCTTGTTTGCAGCTATCTTTGGGCCAATCGTGGGTTTCTTGGTAGGATTCCTGGGACACTGGCTGACCGACCTGTTTGCAGGATGGGGTGTTTGGCCTACGTGGATGCTTGGTAGTGGTATTGTGGGAATTGCGATCGGACTGTTTCCTGCTATGAGCAAGAAGTGTGTTGAAAAAGGAGAACTACCCCGTTCCTCAATCGGTTTGTTCATCCTTCTCGCTTTCCTGGGAAATTTCATCGGCTACATGATTAGCGCACTGCTTGATTTCCTCTTCTTTGCTGAGCCGATGGACAAGGTTATCACCCAGCAATTGATCATTGCCTTCTCCAATACGGTTGTCATCGCCATTCTTGGTACTCTCTTGCTGCTGTTGGTTGTGAAACGCAACAAGAGCAGAGAAGGACTTGCTAGGGACGAAGAAGCTTAA